In the genome of Deinococcus humi, the window CGCTCCTCAAGATTGGCAGCGATCAGCTGTTCCCGGGTTCTAGCGTTACACCAGAGGTTTACACTCTGGACATGAAAAAAATCGGATGGTTGCTGCCCTTGGTTCTGGCATCGAGTGGATTGGCCGTGGAGTCCAGCGTGACCATCGCGGGCCATATTCCCGGCACCTTCTCTCTTCCGGACAAGCCCAGCGGCAAGGTTCCCGCCGTTCTGTTGCTGCACGGTTTTGCCAGTCAGAAGGACGAGGTGGGCGACATGTACAAGAATCTCGCCGCAAAGCTGGCCGCCCAGGGTGTCGCTTCGCTCAGGATCGATTTCCAGGGCAGCGGGGACAGCAAGATTCCCTTCGAGCAGATGACGTTTACCAATCAGGTGTCGGACGCTCAGGCCGCCTTTGATTATTTGAAAGGCCGCCCAGAAATTGACGCTGCCCGCCTGGGCCTCCTGGGCTTCAGCATGGGAGGTGGCGTTGCCATCAAGCTTGCGGCCAGTGCTGCCAACCCGGTTAAAGCGCTGGCATTGTGGTCCAGTACCAGCAGCCGCAGCCTGGCGGACATCGAAGCCGGGTCCAGGGCAGCAGCAGAGAAAGAAGGGGCGGTGGACGTCGATCTCGGCTTCACCAAGATCAAGCTGGGCAAGGCGTTCTACAGCAGCATTCAGGACCAGAATTTGGAAGCGGACATCGGCAAATTTAAAGGCAACACCATGATCGTCTACGGCACCGCTGACCCACTCTCAGGCAACGCGCCGTATTTCCTGTACAACCTGGGGGGCAAGGTCCGCCATCTGGTGCTGATCGACGGGGCGGACCATATCTACCATGTGCTGACCGACGACAAGACCGAGAGCAATCAGGTAATCGACACCACCGTCAACTGGTTCAGGGGGTTGTGATTCGGGTCCAGCTCTGGGTCAGTTCAGGGGACCCCATTCAGGCCATCACCACCTCTTTCTGGGTAAATGCGTGAAGCGCTTCGCCGAAGCCGTACGGCAACACAAAGTCAAGGGAAGCAGGTGCTGGCATGGAATGCCGAGCTGGTGCTGTTTCAGTTTCTGAATCGCGCCATAGATTCTATTCAGCTTTCGCCCGTAGAGTCCCAGTCCTGGACTGAGATCGGCCTGAAACTCTACTCAATAAGACAAACTTATTGGCACGCACATCTTTTGCCGTCGATGAGCCTTTCCTGGCGGGGGTTTCTGCACCGAAACCAGACAGTTTTGCCAGCGTCGGCTTGTATTGAACAATATGGCTTTAGGTGTTTCAATTCCTCGCCGGGCAAATTAGGCACGGGGACTTAAACTTCTAGCCTCCCAGCGATACAGGATTTAAGCGATGGGTGAGGACGAACAGTTCTCCCTCAAGTTGCAGGCCATCGGCCACTTCACAGCGCGCGCCGGCATCTTCGCGCGAGGGTCGCAGCGCCCACTGAGGCTGGCTGATGGTGCTCAGAGACAAACGGTATAAACATGGCTTCCAGTCACGGCTTAATTCCCCTGAATCTCTGAGAGCACAACGCTTCAGGTTATTCTGCCAGAGCTATGACGAACGCGTCCCCTGAAGCTCTACCCCGTCACGTACAGGTCCAGCAGCGGATACAGGCCATGTTGCAGAGCGCCGAGTTTGTTCCGGGAGACCGGATTCCGTCTGAACGTGAATTGGCAGAGCAACTCGGGATCAGCCGTATGACTGTCCGGCGCGCCGTTAACCACCTGGTTGATGTCGGCGTGCTTGAGCGGGACAGCACAACGGGCACACGGGTCAGTCAGCCCAAAGTCCAGCGTGTGCTGGGTCAGGAGCAGCTCCATAGCCTAACGCAGATGGTGGCCGCCAGTGGCGGTGTGCCTGGAGGCTACGTGCTGTCGTTTGAACAGACAGCGGCCAATGGGCTGCTGAGCGAACACTTAAAAGTAGCTCTCGGCACGCCTCTCTATAAAATCAAGCGCGTAAGGCTGGTAGACCGGATTCCTTTTTGTGTGGAAACAAGTTTCCTGCTTGCTCAGGTTTTCCCTGATCTGAGCGCCGCCGATATGGACGGTGACCATTCGCTTTATCAGGTTTTAGAACAGCGGTACGGCCTGGAAATTGGTGTGGGCGAAAGCGCCATCAGCGTGGGCCAGGCTGGAACAGATGAGGCCACGATACTCAACTTGCCAGAAAAAGCCTCAGTGCTGGTCTTCCGCTCTACCGTTCAGGACAGGCAGGGCAAAGCTTTTGAATACCTTTATTCGGTCAACCACCCTGACTTGGTGACGTTCAGTTTCAATGCCCACAAGTAAGGCGAGAGCAATTGACATTGTCACCTCTCTCTGATTTACTTGGTATATACCAAAATATGAGAGGTAGCTCATGACACAGATCAATGCTGCACCCGTTCGGGCCACACCTCTGGATCCAGAGGACATCATTCAGGGTCTCCGCTCAGCGGTCGAGGTGACCCAGGAGGCCGCCGCACTCGGGAAAGCCCTAGCCACTCAAATCAAGCGTGTCTACTTTGTCAGTTGTGGTGCACCCAACCGCGTGAGTCTGGGGCTGGAGTACTGGCTGGACCATTACCACTCACCCTATGAGGTCAAGCGGTATTTCCCTGCAGAATTCATGACCTTACAGCCCGAACTGGGTCCGCACACACTCGTTATCCTGGCGTCCAAGTCCGGCACCACCGCCGAGACGGTGGAGGCTGCCCGATTTCTCCAACGTTTTGAGGCCATGACCCTTGCCGTCACGGCGACCACGGACAAACCCCTGGCAGAACTGACCCAACATGTCATCTGCATCGGTGAGACTGAGCAGGCCCATACAGGCGTCTTCATCGCTCTTCAGGCCTTCGTTGCTGGCCTGATGGCTGACCAGCCTCATTTTCCATATCAGGCCGTGATGGAGTCCCTGCCCGCCGTTCCTGCGATGCTGGTGGAATCCGCCCAGTTGTCGGATCAGCGGGGGAAAGTGGACGCCGAACTCTACCGGGACGATCGGAACTTTTACCACATCGCTGGAGGGCCAGTCTTTACCACCGCCTACGTGTTTGGCGTGTGCATGTTGATGGAAATGCAGTGGCTGCATAGCGTGGCTTTTGAAGCGGCCGAGTGGTTCCATGGCCCCTTTGAGATTTTCGACGCCCAGACCCCCGCGCTCGTTCTGCTGGGCGAGGATCCCAGCCGCCCCCTGGCCGAACGGGTGGTGACCTTCTGCCACAAGTATTCCGAACGGGTCATGGTCTACGACTCCCGTGATTTTCCCATGACCGGAATCGCACCGGAAGTTCGCGGGATCTTTGCTCCGTATGCCCTGCAAGCCGCGCTCAACCGCTTTGCGGAGCACCTCGCTGAGCAGCATAACCAGTCACTGGATCTGCGACGCTACATGTGGATTACCGAGTACTAGGATGCGGCGCCTGCTTGGCCTGGGTGACAACACCACCGATCTTTATCTGTCGCAGGGAATGCTGTATCCAGGCGGCAACGCCCTGAATGTCGCCGCCCTGACGGCCAGATTGCAGCGCCCGGCCAGTTACCTGGGTTGCGTAGGTCTGGACACTGGGGGCCACCATCTCCTGGCAAGTCTGAGGACCGAGGGCGTCGACATCACCCATTGCCTGCAACTGCCTGGCTCAACCTCGTGGTCGAAGATTGAGCATGACGGGCAGGACCGGAAATTTGTGGGTTTTGATCATGGTGTTCAGGCCCAGTGGGTTTTGTCGGGTGACGTTCCCTCGTACATTGCAGACCATCAGATCGTGCATTCCAGTCTGTACAGCGAACTGGGGGATCGTCTTCCAGCCATTCGGGCAAGTGCCCATCTCCTATCGTTTGACTTTTCATCTGACTTCAAGCCGCATGACCTTGAACAGATTGCCCCCTCCCTTGATGTGGCCTTCTGTTCAGACAGTCAGGCAGATGATCACAACGTGGCGGCTCTTGCCGCAATGGTTCAGAACTTCGGGTGTCCGCTTGTCGTCGTCACACGTGGGGAGCGCGGCGCAGTCGCCCTGTCTGACGGGCAGCTGTTCACGCAACCGAGTTTGCCCGCCCACGTCGTCGACACCCTGGGAGCAGGAGACGCATTTATCGCGGGATTCTTGAATGCCTGGCTGGACCAGGCTGACATCGGCCAGGCCTTACAGGCAGCAGCACGCTTGGCGGCGCAGAACTGCGCTGAATACGGGGCCTTTGGGCGTGGAGTGCCCCTCCCTGCGGCCCTGGTCCAATCTTCATCAGAAACCCGTTCCAGCTAAGGAGAAACGTATGCCGTATTCCCGTTGCTCAGCCCTTCTCGTCACCATTGGTCTCGCGTTTCTGTCGACCAGTCAGGCCGCCACTCTCACTCAGATTAAGGCCAACGGCGTGATCAACCTCGCCACCGAGGCCAATTACCCGCCGTTCAATTTCTACAAAGGCAAGCTGCTGACTGGTTTCGAGGTGGAACTGGGCGAAGAAATTGCGCGTCGTCTCGGTGTTAAACCCAAGTGGACCACGGTGGTCTTTGAGAGCCTGCTGCTGGGTGTACAGCGTGACCGCTACGATCTGGTCATCGCATCCCATGGGATTACTGCCGAACGGCTCAAGGCCGTCGCTTTCTCTGAGCCCCACTATTGCAGCGGCGGTGCTCTGGTGGCCAAGCCTGGTGGCCCCAGGACAGTTGGTGATCTCAAGGGAAAAATGGTCACGATGGGGGTCAACACCTCGTACCTCGGGTACGTCCAGAAACTGCCGGGCATCGGGGGCGTCAAGACCTTCGGGACCACCAATGACCAGCTGAACGCCGTTCTCAGCGGGCGGGCCGACGCGATGGTCCTTGACCGTTTTAACGCCATCGATGCCGCAAAAGTCCTGCCAGGTAAGCTGCAGATTGGTGACGTGATCTTTCCTGAAAAGATCGGCATGGCCGTAAAGAAAGGAAACAAGGATCTCCTGGAGGCCGTCAATAAGGCGCTGGCGGACATGCAACGCGACGGTGCTTATAAAAAGCTGAGTGAGAAGTACTTCGGGCAAGACGTCCGCTGCCCAGGTTGAAGGGCAGATGACGTAATGTTCTAAATTCCATGCGTACGGTTAGTCGTCGCGGCCATGGACATTCACTTATTTCACGGTTCTGGCAACTTAACGCTGTGTGGTGATCGTTTTACAGTCCCTGCGGCCCCCGCCTTCCCCTTAGCTCTCCACGCTCAGTTGTTGAATTTCGACAGTACACCCGAACCATCGTCATTGCTACCGCCAGACGAAACAACCAGTCCGCTGCCCGTTGAGCCTGGCAGAACGTCGTTTCGCAGGTAGGCGGAAAATCTGCCTACCTGCTGGAGTCGTTAATGTTGCAGTGCTTGAGTTGCCAGAAGCCGACTACGACTTTTTTAGGGCAAAATAGATACTCCTTGCTGGCATTTCTTGCAGCAAGATCCACGCAGTAGTTGAGGATTCATCGCATCTTTGTATGGAGTTCCCTGCGAGAGCCAGTGGAATTTTATACTTATAACAAAAAAATTTAGAAAATTTAATTGGTAACGAAATACCGAAATTTTTTTTACTGTTCTACACGCACTTTTTGTAGTTCACCCACAGGAAGGCCAGGAAGGGCCCTCTGATCGTCGTTAAGGGGTAGATGAGGCTCCAACTCGTTTTGTTCTAGAAGATGGAGGAGGTCACGCTGGTAGTGAACCCTGATCCAGTGGCCGTGCCCGGACGTTGGCTTTTTCACCTTCTGCACCAGATAGGCGTCAGCGAATCGGATACCGCGTCATGTACGCATATCGCGGGAAACTCAGCCGAGGCCCACCGCCTGATGAATGACCAAATCGGACGAAGATCTGTTCCTCCAGATTGTCGAGTGTTCGATGACGGTAGTGTATCGTTTAGAGGTTGATCAATTTATAAATGAGCGTTGTGGTTCCAGCTTGTAAGCAACATGCGGACATGTACTGGTGACCTGGTCACGTCATCTCATTGCTAGGAGGAAGTCATCAAGTTCAGCTCTATCCGGTTCAGGGGGTGAATGACACTAATGTGAATTAGTGTAAAAAGGTGAACTCTGGGATCCTGTGAAACGAGATGGTTATTCTCAATGAGCCCATCTCAATCTGATCTTAGACGGAGCAACAGACATGACCATGGTCTACTCGGGAGTCCCCTGGCCAATCTCATCGCTCGAGCCTTGCGGGTACGGTCGGTCGAAGCAATGAGCATCTAGGAATGCTGGTTCAGGTAACGCAGGTCAATATGACGGCTGGAAGCTGCAAGCAAGCCCGGATCACTCCGAAACCCCTGGCCACCTACCGCATGGCCTTCCACGCTTTTGTGCTGTGGGCAAAGGCCCACGGCGTGCAAGTACTTCGCCCGGGACGGTGGATGTTCGTCGCGCATCTGCAAACCCGACCATCGAGAAGAGGCGAGCGCACGGATCCATTGACAGCCTCGCAGTCGCACAGTGTGTTGTGTTGCAAAGGTCAGGGCGCTGTACGGCCTGGGTTGGCGCAACCAGGGCAGCGTGATGACTAACGGGCCAGCGTGTCAGTGAAGCGGTGGGCGTCAAGGTCAACGCAACTTAAGGAGCGCAGATGATCGTGCGTGGCAAAGGCGGCAAGATCCGCCGGGTGCCTCTTGGAAAACGGGTCCAGATAGCCGTGAGTGACTTCCCACCTGTTCAATCAGATGGTCTTCCCTCCCAGTGGACCTACCATCAAGCGAAACGCTGGATGTCACCCGCCTTCTGAACGGCAGGCAGCACAGGCCCATGTCTGGCGAGGCATTCACGCCATCAGGAAGAACCCAGTTACCCGTCTAGACGCGCGTACTTCAACAGGGTGAGCCATTTTCAGGTGCACTCATTGGTCGACACCACGCGGCGATGCTGGCAAATAATGTTCAGAGCGAGATCGAAGTTATCTGACGGCTGTGCTGTCTCGATTCCGTTGGCAGAGATAATCCACCATGAACACGAAACTTGATCCCATTCGATCAGAGGCCAACATTTTGGACATGGCGCAAAGTCGAGGCAGGGTGGAACAACACACCCTGCCTCGCCCTACTCCGTGCTTCTGTGCCACGGAAGTGGTCAGTATTCATACACGCCGAACTCGGCATTCAGGGCCTCGGCCTGCTTCAGGTGTCCTCCTTCAAGCTCTTTGGCCACCAACGAGGCGAGAAGCGTGCTGACGCTGATGAATGGCGCCAGCGACGCGAGCACATCCGTTCCCTGGGTGGGCAATTGCAGACACTGATGGGCGATCTTGCCCAATGGGGACGCGCCCTGGTCGGTGATCAACAGCACCTGGACCCCCTGTGCATGCATGGCGCGGACCATGCGGGTGGTGGCGCGGCTGTAGCGCCGCAGGGTGAAGACAACCACCACATCGTCTGAGGTGATTTCCAGCAGTTGTTCAGGGCGGCTCAGCAGCAGATCGGTAGAGTACGCCCGGACCCAGGGGCGAAACGATGCCAGGATGGTCTCGGCGACCAGCGAGATGCCGTAAGACGACCGCGCGCCTACCACCCAGACCTGCTTGGCGGCGGCAATGGCGCGGGCAAAGGCCAGCAATCTAGCCTCTGGAATGTCCTGCAATGTGTCCAGGTTGGCCCGCTCGCTGGCCCAGAAGCGGGCGACCACACTGTCCTGTCCACCCGGTTGTTTCATGCCGAGCGTGGCGCGAAGATCCTGGCGGATGACCCGTTGCAGGTGTGGATAGCCCTCGAAGCCGACGCGCTGGGCAAAGCGGGTGATGGCGGCTCCACTGACTTCCAGTGTTTCCGCGATTTCCCCGGCGCTGAGAAAGGGAACCTCCTCGGCATGGTCGATGAAATAGCGCGCAATCTGCTGATCGCGCCGCCCAAAATTCTCCAGGCTAGTGCGCAGCAGGTCCACCGCTGTCAGCGCTGCTGGTTCAGGCAGAGGTGCCGGGGTGGTGGTCATCCCATTCCCCGTCCCCTCGTCCTGGTGGCCGCGTTGCGTATTCCCTTCACGGCGCTGTGGGTCTCCCCGCCCCCGGTCCATACAGCCGTTTTCCCGGCAAGGCTTGCGTGTGTCGGCCGTTCTTCAAGGTCTGCACCCCATTGACCCACACGTCACGCACGCCCACGGAGAGCCTGTTGGATTCCGTGTAGGTGGCCCGGTCGCCGATGGCCTGCGGATCGAAAACCACCACATCGGCGTATGCGCCCTCGCGCAGTTCTCCCCGGTCCGTCAAACGCAAGTGTTCGGCGGGCAGGCCAGTCATCCGGCGCACGCCTTCCTCCAGGCTCAGAACCTTCAGTTCGCGGACGTAGCGGCCCAGCAGACGGGTGAAGTTGCCGAGCGCACGGGGATGGCCGCCCGCAAAACCGCCCTCCTGCTCGCCAGGATCATAGCCCGCCGCGTCGGAGCCGAGCATCACCCAGGGTTCCTTGAGTTGGCGCTGGATGTTCTCCTCAGTCATCAGGTGATAGAGGGTGCCGATGCCCTCGGGCTCCGCCTCGATCAGGTCAAGCACGGTTTCAATCCAGTCCTGGCCGCGCAGCGTGGCGATCTCGCCCAGCGATTTGCCCCGGTAGTCGGCATGTTCAGGCAGACTCAGGCCGAGTGGATAGACCCCTTGCGGTCCGGCCAGACCGCCCAGCGGCTCCCAGGTGCCGTCCGGTTCCTGCATGGCCGCCCGGATTTTTGCACGGGTTTCCCGGTCACGCAGACGGTCCTTGAGTTGATCGTCCTCACTGGCCCACGGCGGGCAGGAGGCGGCCAGGCCCGAACCGCCGGCGGTATACAGGTACATATCGGCATGGATGTCCTTGCCCGCCGCCCGCTCGGCATTGATTCGTTCAAGTAATTCTTCCATCTTGGGCCAGGAGGGTGCCCCCGCTGCCTTGAGGTGATAAATGTGCAGCCGCGCCCCACTGCGGTCTGAGATCTCTAGTGCCTCAGCGAAACCCTCTAGGATCGCCGCGCCCTCGGAGCGCATGTGGGTGATGTAGATGCCCCCCGCGCGCCCAACTTCCTCACACACGGCGACCAGCTCGTCGGTGCTGGCGTAGCTGCCCGGCGGGTAGATCAGCGCTGTCGCCACCCCATATGCGCCGTCCTCCATCGCCTCGCGGGTCACGCGGCGCATCTCAGCGATCTGTTCGGGGCTGCTCTCACCCGCTGCGTGTCCCCTGGCGACCATTCGCACGGTGGTACCCCCCACAAACGAGCCGAAGTTGACGGCTGCGCCCACCTCTTCCTGCGCGGCCATCCAGTCGCCGAAGCGGGTCCAGCCCCGCGCACGCTCGGTCCAGCTTTCATCGCCATTGGGGACACCGTGAATCGGGAAGGCGTGGGCTTCGCCTGGCACGGCGGGAGCT includes:
- a CDS encoding alpha/beta hydrolase, whose product is MKKIGWLLPLVLASSGLAVESSVTIAGHIPGTFSLPDKPSGKVPAVLLLHGFASQKDEVGDMYKNLAAKLAAQGVASLRIDFQGSGDSKIPFEQMTFTNQVSDAQAAFDYLKGRPEIDAARLGLLGFSMGGGVAIKLAASAANPVKALALWSSTSSRSLADIEAGSRAAAEKEGAVDVDLGFTKIKLGKAFYSSIQDQNLEADIGKFKGNTMIVYGTADPLSGNAPYFLYNLGGKVRHLVLIDGADHIYHVLTDDKTESNQVIDTTVNWFRGL
- a CDS encoding GntR family transcriptional regulator, encoding MTNASPEALPRHVQVQQRIQAMLQSAEFVPGDRIPSERELAEQLGISRMTVRRAVNHLVDVGVLERDSTTGTRVSQPKVQRVLGQEQLHSLTQMVAASGGVPGGYVLSFEQTAANGLLSEHLKVALGTPLYKIKRVRLVDRIPFCVETSFLLAQVFPDLSAADMDGDHSLYQVLEQRYGLEIGVGESAISVGQAGTDEATILNLPEKASVLVFRSTVQDRQGKAFEYLYSVNHPDLVTFSFNAHK
- a CDS encoding SIS domain-containing protein; its protein translation is MTQINAAPVRATPLDPEDIIQGLRSAVEVTQEAAALGKALATQIKRVYFVSCGAPNRVSLGLEYWLDHYHSPYEVKRYFPAEFMTLQPELGPHTLVILASKSGTTAETVEAARFLQRFEAMTLAVTATTDKPLAELTQHVICIGETEQAHTGVFIALQAFVAGLMADQPHFPYQAVMESLPAVPAMLVESAQLSDQRGKVDAELYRDDRNFYHIAGGPVFTTAYVFGVCMLMEMQWLHSVAFEAAEWFHGPFEIFDAQTPALVLLGEDPSRPLAERVVTFCHKYSERVMVYDSRDFPMTGIAPEVRGIFAPYALQAALNRFAEHLAEQHNQSLDLRRYMWITEY
- a CDS encoding PfkB family carbohydrate kinase, which produces MRRLLGLGDNTTDLYLSQGMLYPGGNALNVAALTARLQRPASYLGCVGLDTGGHHLLASLRTEGVDITHCLQLPGSTSWSKIEHDGQDRKFVGFDHGVQAQWVLSGDVPSYIADHQIVHSSLYSELGDRLPAIRASAHLLSFDFSSDFKPHDLEQIAPSLDVAFCSDSQADDHNVAALAAMVQNFGCPLVVVTRGERGAVALSDGQLFTQPSLPAHVVDTLGAGDAFIAGFLNAWLDQADIGQALQAAARLAAQNCAEYGAFGRGVPLPAALVQSSSETRSS
- a CDS encoding ABC transporter substrate-binding protein; this translates as MPYSRCSALLVTIGLAFLSTSQAATLTQIKANGVINLATEANYPPFNFYKGKLLTGFEVELGEEIARRLGVKPKWTTVVFESLLLGVQRDRYDLVIASHGITAERLKAVAFSEPHYCSGGALVAKPGGPRTVGDLKGKMVTMGVNTSYLGYVQKLPGIGGVKTFGTTNDQLNAVLSGRADAMVLDRFNAIDAAKVLPGKLQIGDVIFPEKIGMAVKKGNKDLLEAVNKALADMQRDGAYKKLSEKYFGQDVRCPG
- a CDS encoding MurR/RpiR family transcriptional regulator encodes the protein MTTTPAPLPEPAALTAVDLLRTSLENFGRRDQQIARYFIDHAEEVPFLSAGEIAETLEVSGAAITRFAQRVGFEGYPHLQRVIRQDLRATLGMKQPGGQDSVVARFWASERANLDTLQDIPEARLLAFARAIAAAKQVWVVGARSSYGISLVAETILASFRPWVRAYSTDLLLSRPEQLLEITSDDVVVVFTLRRYSRATTRMVRAMHAQGVQVLLITDQGASPLGKIAHQCLQLPTQGTDVLASLAPFISVSTLLASLVAKELEGGHLKQAEALNAEFGVYEY
- a CDS encoding N-acyl-D-amino-acid deacylase family protein, coding for MSPTVWITGGTLIDGTGAAGRQRDVLMDGERIVRISEPGLAAPEGAEVVDAAGMVVAPGFIDVMSHSVSSLLSDGLSVGKVTQGVTTEIMGEGWTPAPAVPGEAHAFPIHGVPNGDESWTERARGWTRFGDWMAAQEEVGAAVNFGSFVGGTTVRMVARGHAAGESSPEQIAEMRRVTREAMEDGAYGVATALIYPPGSYASTDELVAVCEEVGRAGGIYITHMRSEGAAILEGFAEALEISDRSGARLHIYHLKAAGAPSWPKMEELLERINAERAAGKDIHADMYLYTAGGSGLAASCPPWASEDDQLKDRLRDRETRAKIRAAMQEPDGTWEPLGGLAGPQGVYPLGLSLPEHADYRGKSLGEIATLRGQDWIETVLDLIEAEPEGIGTLYHLMTEENIQRQLKEPWVMLGSDAAGYDPGEQEGGFAGGHPRALGNFTRLLGRYVRELKVLSLEEGVRRMTGLPAEHLRLTDRGELREGAYADVVVFDPQAIGDRATYTESNRLSVGVRDVWVNGVQTLKNGRHTQALPGKRLYGPGAGRPTAP